Proteins encoded by one window of Cannabis sativa cultivar Pink pepper isolate KNU-18-1 chromosome 4, ASM2916894v1, whole genome shotgun sequence:
- the LOC115714835 gene encoding uncharacterized protein LOC115714835, whose amino-acid sequence MMGKEAVPQINRADSVEGCSPTRNDNLEPYSTRSSDMEGDLETCRVCQCAESDKRGDAALEFLGVTPPLHEAHKSDGALKPDNKLIMNHAEKDVSVKKNVRESHIMEFVSPDGEVLICNDDVEMGSCGYQDALTELGCLCKNDLALVHYACALKWFVNHGSTVCEICGHEAKNIRAADYRKVLASLKEYEALRERTASGEPYHAQVPSSTGVDPDAVAAIRRQRLSEISLWFSPHNNNNNNNNSHIALSQASEQPLNNVTEEVFPTENPATRWAVEGTGILLATGLLTVTLAWLIAPRVGKKTAQNGLHFLLGGICALTVVVFFRFFVLTRIKYGPARYWAILFVFWFLVFGIWASRTHGTHST is encoded by the exons ATGATGGGTAAGGAAGCTGTGCCACAAATTAACAGGGCAGATAGTGTTGAAGGTTGCTCACCTACTCGCAATGACAATTTAGAGCCTTACTCAACTCGCAGTTCAGACATGGAGGGTGACTTAGAAACTTGTCGCGTATGCCAATGTGCTGAATCAGACAAAAGGGGAGATGCTGCCTTAGAGTTTCTAGGTGTTACTCCTCCTTTACACGAAGCACATAAAAGCGATGGAGCATTGAAGCCTGATAACAAACTGATTATGAATCATGCTGAAAAAGATGTCTCTGTTAAGAAGAATGTTAGAGAATCCCATATCATGGAATTTGTGAGTCCTGATGGGGAGGTTCTCATTTGTAATGATGATGTAGAAATGGGCTCGTGTGGTTATCAAGATGCGTTAACTGAGCTTGGTTGCTTGTGCAAAAATGACCTTGCTCTAGTACACTATGCTTGTGCACTGAAATGGTTTGTTAACCATGGTTCTACTGTTTGTGAAATATGTGGACATGAAGCAAAAAATATTAGAGCTGCAGACTACAGAAAGGTTTTGGCTTCTTTGAAAGAATATGAGGCACTAAGGGAAAGGACTGCCAGTGGAGAACCCTATCATGCCCAGGTTCCCTCAAGTACAGGTGTAGACCCTGATGCTGTAGCTGCTATTCGAAGGCAGCGGTTGAGTGAGATTTCGCTATGGTTTAGTccacacaacaacaacaacaacaacaataacagcCATATTGCACTTTCACAAGCATCTGAACAACCTCTGAATAATGTCACTGAAGAGGTTTTCCCTACTGAAAATCCTGCAACTAGGTGGGCTGTGGAAGGTACTGGGATTTTGCTGGCTACAGGTTTACTTACTGTTACTCTTGCATGGCTTATAGCACCTCGAGTCGGTAAG AAAACTGCTCAAAATGGTCTTCATTTTCTTCTTGGAGGCATTTGTGCTCTTACGGTAGTAGTGTTCTTTCGCTTT TTTGTACTTACCAGAATCAAGTATGGACCTGCTCGCTATTGGGcaattttgtttgtgttttggtttCTTGTCTTTGGTATTTGGGCTTCTCGGACACATGGTACACATTCTACTTGA